The Bdellovibrio bacteriovorus DNA segment CGATCGTGCTGTATTTCATGCGCTCTTCGTTTGTGAACTTATTGATGAAGTCCGCACGAATCGCGAAGTGCTCCGAGAAGAAAATCTGCTGATTGATACCGATTTGGTAAGTCATGCCGTTTTTCTTTTCATCGCCTTCTTCTTTTTTGATGAGGTAATCTGTTGTGCCTACACCCAAAGAAATACCCATATCGAAATAAATGATGGCTTTATCAACGAAGCTCATTTTTGCGTAGAGTGGAACATAGGTCACAGACAACATCGTTGATGAATCAATGAAGTTGTAGTTCGGAGAAGTTAAGTTGTCTTCTTTGAACTGCTTTGTACTGTCGTTGTCTTCCATGTTCACTTTTTGGTAGCTTACATCAACGCCCCAACGTTCGTTGAAGAAGTAACCCAATTGAGCTCCGGTGATCGAACCTTTACCGAACGGGTCATTGATAGGGACACCGCCAGCCAAAGTCAGATAGAATCTGTCGGCTTTCGTGTAACGACGGTTTTGTACGACACTGAAGTCGTCGTCTTTTGCCGCCCAGTATTTTTGTTCTAGTTTTTTAATGTCCAGTTTGTCGCTGCCTCTTTGGTCTGCGTTCGTAGCTGGTTTCGTGTCAGCGCCTTGCTGTGCGAATGCTTGCGATGCAGCCAAGATGATCATTAAAAGTGTTTTCTTCAACATGTATTACCCCCGCCTTAGTTTGTACTCTTGAATAAGAATGGATATGTCACTAGCACGCGAGTTCCCCCCTGTGGATTCGGAAACTTCCATGCGGCAACCCTATTCAATATACATCCCTCAACGGTTGCGTTCTTAAGTGTTGTGTCTCCAATAAGTTGTTGTTCGACGGCACCTGATGGGCCGATTGTAAACTTCACTGCGACC contains these protein-coding regions:
- a CDS encoding outer membrane beta-barrel domain-containing protein, producing the protein MLKKTLLMIILAASQAFAQQGADTKPATNADQRGSDKLDIKKLEQKYWAAKDDDFSVVQNRRYTKADRFYLTLAGGVPINDPFGKGSITGAQLGYFFNERWGVDVSYQKVNMEDNDSTKQFKEDNLTSPNYNFIDSSTMLSVTYVPLYAKMSFVDKAIIYFDMGISLGVGTTDYLIKKEEGDEKKNGMTYQIGINQQIFFSEHFAIRADFINKFTNEERMKYSTIAPDRDMGSKVVNDTSLMVGITYWH